In one Streptomyces sp. NBC_01288 genomic region, the following are encoded:
- a CDS encoding IS4 family transposase, with protein sequence MVPVAESVPELSGLGLLTWVYPPGLVDRVVAACGRTEQRRRLLPARVVVYFVLGLALFSPAPYLEVLRHLTDGLRACGLWGNWRIPAKSSLFRARGRLGSEPLRVLFAATVRPLADEETPGAFWRGLRLTAVDGTCWDAADTAANDQEFGRPGNTRGPDRSAFPQVRMAALVECGTHAVLDAELAGCRVGELTLAACLVRSTGPDMLVLADREFLGVPLWRAFTATGAHLLWRVSANRVLPVQELLPDGSWLSRLHAGTDGKKRDPVRVRVLAYQLSDGGASTQNTHYRLVTDLLDPERFPAAELAALYAQRWEIESVFDEIKTHQRGPHVVLASKTPDGVRQQIWAHLLVHHALRSLISRTAAVHGIDPDRLSFTDTLRAARRSVTVAPGIFSP encoded by the coding sequence GTGGTGCCGGTGGCGGAGAGTGTCCCGGAGTTATCCGGTCTTGGATTGTTGACCTGGGTGTATCCGCCGGGTCTGGTGGATCGGGTGGTCGCTGCGTGCGGCCGGACCGAGCAGCGCAGACGGCTGCTTCCCGCTCGGGTGGTGGTGTACTTCGTTCTCGGTCTGGCCCTGTTCTCGCCCGCTCCGTATCTGGAGGTGCTGCGGCATCTGACCGACGGACTGCGTGCGTGCGGGCTGTGGGGCAACTGGCGGATCCCGGCGAAGTCCTCCCTGTTCAGGGCCCGTGGCCGACTGGGCTCCGAGCCCCTGCGGGTGCTGTTCGCGGCCACCGTCCGTCCATTGGCGGATGAGGAGACACCGGGCGCGTTCTGGCGCGGGCTGCGGCTGACGGCGGTGGACGGCACCTGCTGGGATGCCGCCGACACTGCCGCGAACGACCAGGAGTTCGGCCGTCCCGGCAACACCCGCGGCCCGGACAGGTCAGCGTTCCCGCAGGTGCGGATGGCCGCTCTGGTCGAGTGCGGCACCCATGCCGTGCTGGATGCGGAACTGGCCGGCTGCCGGGTCGGTGAACTCACCCTCGCCGCCTGCCTGGTCCGCTCCACCGGGCCGGACATGCTGGTCCTGGCCGACCGGGAGTTCCTGGGGGTGCCGTTGTGGAGAGCGTTCACCGCCACCGGCGCCCACCTGCTGTGGCGGGTGTCGGCCAACCGGGTCCTGCCCGTGCAGGAACTCCTTCCCGACGGCTCCTGGCTCAGTCGCCTGCACGCAGGCACCGACGGCAAGAAACGCGATCCGGTGCGCGTGAGGGTGCTCGCCTATCAGCTGTCCGACGGCGGAGCGAGCACCCAGAACACGCACTACCGCCTGGTCACCGACCTCCTCGATCCGGAACGCTTCCCCGCGGCCGAACTCGCGGCCCTGTATGCCCAGCGGTGGGAGATCGAGTCGGTCTTCGACGAGATCAAGACCCATCAGCGCGGCCCCCACGTCGTCCTGGCCAGCAAGACCCCCGACGGCGTGCGCCAGCAGATCTGGGCCCACCTGCTGGTCCACCACGCCCTGAGGTCCCTGATATCCAGAACCGCTGCCGTCCACGGCATCGACCCGGACCGGCTTTCGTTCACCGACACCCTGCGTGCGGCCCGCCGCAGCGTCACCGTCGCGCCCGGCATCTTTTCCCCCTGA